The Paramisgurnus dabryanus chromosome 1, PD_genome_1.1, whole genome shotgun sequence genome includes a window with the following:
- the LOC135758078 gene encoding sentrin-specific protease 2-like, translated as MLESEVINAYLSLLTKNYAGKAYVIDSFQATNIWKGNGSSMKRLDPDEFDVMIGSINENHHWTLLVIYPKEWRILYINSFGESRSKLLQCEKAISKFMDTRGKVGKWKCSTVPHCFQQDGNSCGVFVCKFAEAILTGGSLQFASTADNIALLRQQIGLCLLQGSDDLSELCLTCGDQHSFTEDIEDCWIQCDCCSGWFHWECVNQPSLSEIFICHGCRF; from the exons ATGCTTGAAAGTGAA GTAATCAATGCATATCTGAGTTTGCTGACCAAGAACTATGCAGGCAAGGCATATGTCATTGATTCCTTTCAGGCGACAAACATCTGGAAGGGCAACGGCAGTTCTATGAAGAGG CTGGATCCAGATGAATTTGATGTCATGATTGGGTCCATTAATGAGAACCACCACTGGACACTTCTG GTGATTTATCCGAAGGAATGGCGTATATTATACATAAACTCATTTGGGGAAAGCCGAAGTAAATTACTTCAGTGCGAAAAGGCTATAAG CAAATTTATGGACACAAGGGGAAAGGTTGGGAAGTGGAAATGTTCCACTGTACCGCACTGCTTCCAACAGGATGGCAATTCATGTGGGgtatttgtctgtaaa TTTGCAGAAGCTATTCTCACAGGTGGCAGTTTGCAGTTTGCAAGCACAGCAGACAACATTGCTTTGCTACGCCAACAAATAGGCCTCTGTCTGCTTCAAGGAAGTG ATGACCTGTCAGAATTATGTTTGACATGTGGAGACCAACATTCTTTCACAGAGGACATTGAGGACTGTTGG aTTCAGTGTGACTGTTGCAGTGGATGGTTCCACTGGGAATGTGTAAACCAACCCAGTCTTTCtgaaatatttatttgtcaCGGATGCAGATTTTGA
- the LOC135779067 gene encoding galactose-specific lectin nattectin-like — protein sequence MVMNDDHFQIRRVSESEDLKGIFIMAVMRALVLLFLVFSVESAAVHRCHHGWTPFGVQCYKFFPQSVDWITAEKNCQSIDANLASVRSTMEHNFLLSLVSADTRAWIGGHDAETDGHWLWSDGSQFDFTSWCPGEPIIGDKEHCLEINFTNNRCWNDQLCSYIMNYICAQPMRS from the exons ATGGTGATGAATGATGATCATTTCCAAATAAGGAGAGT TTCTGAAAGTGAAGATTTGAAAGGAAT ATTCATCATGGCAGTCATGAGAGCTCTTGTGCTTCTTTTCTTGGTCTTTTCTGTTGAGAGTGCAGCAG TTCATCGCTGCCATCATGGATGGACACCTTTTGGTGTGCAATGCTACAAATTCTTCCCTCAGTCAGTTGACTGGATCACAGCTGAG aaAAACTGTCAATCCATTGATGCTAATCTTGCATCTGTGCGCAGTACAATGGAACACAACTTTCTCCTGAGTCTTGTGTCTGCTGACACACGTGCTTGGATTGGTGGCCATGATGCtgaaact GATGGACATTGGCTGTGGTCTGATGGATCTCAATTTGACTTTACCAGCTGGTGCCCTGGAGAACCTATCATTGGTGATAAAGAGCACTGCTTGGAGATAAACTTTACCA ATAACCGTTGCTGGAATGATCAGCTCTGTTCATACATAATGAACTACATTTGTGCCCAACCTATGAGAtcatga